The window AAATCATAGAGATACATACTAGATGCTGAGAAAGCGAATTAGGCCAGGGAAAGGGAAGATGAGGAATAGGAGGTATATTTCAAGGAAAGAATTGTTGATTGTTTATGGTACTGAAGGTGCTAAGCTTGTTAAGGCTTTTAGGAATATTCCTGGTGTTGAGATTTGTCATGTTGATAGGCTGAATTTGCTTAAGTTAGCTCCAGGTGAGACCACATTTTGCTTAATTTTATTAGTATAACTTTTGTGTGATAATCAAATGCTTACATTTCATGTTTGCTGCACTTAGAACCATGTTATGTTAAGTAGTAACAATTTCACGtttaaagaaattaaaaaaatgaatgtTTGCCCGTAGAATCATGTTAAGGGAGTACTAAATGAATAAAAAGCAAATATTTGCCACATGGATTGTAATGAATTTGCTGAATCTTGATCCAGGTTGGGAGGATCACCTTTTTCCAAAAATTTTATTACTTTTTTTGTGATAATCAAATGCTTATATTTCAGTGATGGTTTAATAGGCTGAAAGTAATAGGCTGATTTAGAAGTAGAAAATAATAGGCTGATTTAGATACTGTGTTGTTGTAATTTGTATCCTCTTCCTAATCCTGTTGATTTAAAATACTTAATCCACTAATTGATTATATATGTTCTCCtttgttgtttgttgaattgtGTGATAGAAATCATACTTAATCCCTTGCAATTTATGTCTTATAACATTTGTAATCTCTTCTATGTTTAGATGGAAGATGAAGCAAGTCGAATAGTCAATGTCAGCGAAAGCGCACCTATTACTGAGTCTCTTGATTCAACACCGGAAGTTGAACAAGATCCAATGAATGTGAAAAGGAGAGCTATACAACCGAGATCTTCTGCTTGGCCACATTATGATAAGCTCATAGAAGATGGAATTAATAAAGCAACGTGCAAATATTGTGGTAAAGTTCTCTTAGCTGATCCAATTAGAAATGGAACAAGTGGACTGAATAAACATTTAAAAACTTATCCTACAAATCCAAATAAGGTTGACACTTCCAATTCCAAGTACAAATATTAGAAGGTGAAAAGGGTGATGGGGCAACTTGGACTTTTGATCAAGAGGTATCTTGGAGGGCTTTAGTTGAGATGTTAATTCTTGATGAGCTTCCTTTTTGTTTTGTTGAAAAGGAAGGTTTTAAGAAGTTTATGAAAAAAACTCAACCTTTATTCCAAGTTCCCTCCCGTAGAACAGTGACTACTAGGGATTGttatgtagtttttggtgaacAGAGACAAAAGTTTATAAAGTATTTGAAAGAAACATCACTGAGAGTTTGTCTAACCATAGACACATGGACTTCTATACAGAGAATAAATTATATGTGTTTGACAGTGCACTTTATTGATAGTGATTGGCTCTTGCATAAATGAATTTTAAACTTTCAGGTTGTCACTAGTCATAAGGGTGACAAAATGGCCCGTTGTATTAGCAAGTGTTTACTTTATTGGAAATTGGATAAAATAATTACTATAACTGTAGATAATGCTTCTTCTAATGATGTCGTGGTGAAAGAGTTACACAAACAAATGGTTAATTGGGGATCTAACATGAAATGTGGTAACCATCTTCACGTGAGATGTATGGCTCACATTTTGAATCTTATTATGCAAGATGGCATGAAAGAAGTTGGTCCATCTATCAAACGTGTTAGGCAAATGGTGAAATATGTTAGACAATCTCTCGCAAGGGTTAGAAAATTTGCGGAATGTTGTGAACTAAAAAACATAGAAAGTAAGAAGTCATTATGTTTAGATGTTTCGACCCGGTGGAATTCGACCTACTTGATGTTGGATGCCGCACAACATTTTGAGAGTTCATTTGATAGGTTTGATCTTGAAGATGTTGGATTGTCAACTTATCTTGCTACTCATGTTTGTGAAGATGGAAGTATTGCAGGTGTACTTGAAAGTGATGATTGGAAAAAGGTGAGAAACATGGTAATATTTCTTAAAAGATTTTATGATCTAACTGAGAAGGTTTCAGGTTCACCTTATGTCACTTCTAATAGTCACTTTGAAGATATAGTTGAGCTTCACAATCATTTAAGAGAGTGTAGGGAAGACGATGATCCTTCTTTGGCAAAAATGGGAGAAAAAATGATAGAAAAGTTTGCCAAGTATTGGGGTGCTCTTGAAAAAATGAATAAGATGCTTTTTTATTGCCTCTATCTTAGATCCTCGTAACAAACTTGAGTATGTTGGCGACGCACTTGAGGATATGTTTGGAGATGAAAAGGGGAGTAAAATAAAAGATGAAGTGGTGACTTACATGAAATCTATGTTTGAAGAATATGTAGCAAAATTCTCTAATGCATCTCGACACACATCTTCTCTCTTTGATTCATCGGGTCAAACATCGGATTCATCTAGCTCTAACACTAGCACAAATCAACAAAAGTGAGAAATAGGATCCAAATGAAGAGGAATAAACAAGGTGGTACAGGTATGGGTGGTAAGTTGGAGTTGGAAAAGTATCTTAGTGAAGAACTAGAGCcgaatgataatgataatgatgatgaggataaTTTTGATATCTTATCATGGTGGAAAGCTCATTCTTCTAGATATAAAATTCTTTCCGAGATGGCTCGTGATGTGTTGGCAATTCCTATTCCTAGTGTGGCATCGGAATGTGCATTTAACACCGGGGGCCGTATTCTTGATTCATTTAGGAGTTCTTTGACTCCGAAATTGGTGCAAACTGTTATTTGTCTTCAAGATTGGCGTCGAAATGAGCCTTATCCCGTAAATGTTGAAGAAGATTTTAATAATCTTATGAAACTTGAACTTGGtatgttttttaatttttatattttgtttttatatttttttacttaGTTTAATTGTTGGCACATCTTAAATTCTTTTTAGATATGGCTGATAGCTCAAAAGATTCCCTCATTCTTGATTTGTAATCACAAGATGCCTCAGGTAATCTGTTAATGAATTGTTAGTTTAAGTGGAATTGAACAAAGTAGCTTTAATTTTGATGGCCGGTTCATTGATGTTTCACTGCCTCTTTACTGCCTAACTAAAATAAAGAATGACAAAGGTCTTAATTTTCTGTTGTCTTTCCAATTTATTACAGCTGACAGAGAATAATATTTGTAACCATGCATCTTTATGGGTGTTTCATCTCAATGATGTGCTATTCGAAGAGGTCAACAACTATTATTCCTCCGATCTCAtggacagtggcggagccacaccatgccgagggtgttcatccgagccccctcggcggaaaaaaacactatttttacaaggttaaaattattttttatgtatatatagtagatgttgaacccccttaggcttcttcatatgtttacttttttatattttgaaccccctcggcggaaattctggctccgccactgctcatGGAAGTCATAGATACTAAGCTTTAGTAGTGCTGATGCAGTATTTACTTCTTGCATCATGACACACTTTTTCTTGTGTTGCAAAGTTTTGTATAATTTATTGTTAGCGAACCATCACAAGGCTGAAGTGCTTGTTTTCATGTTGCTTTCAAATAGTTATGTAGTTGAAAGCTAAATTGTAGCCTCTGAATTCACCTATGTGTTATTTCTTATTGGGAAAGGCTATGCAAGTTTATTTCAAATGATTGAATTCTCCCTTTTTCTTAAGCCTATTTTTTTTTCTCGTTTTGCTGTTTACCCCATTGAAATATGCTAAGTAATCTCTTTTTGCTTGATTTAGCCAAGTTATTTCAAAAACTATAGCTATGATGCTTCGAGTGTCAGATTTTATACTTGACAGGGGAAACTCAATTTGTTATTTGGGTGCATCTCTCCTCTTTTATCTTTGTAAATGTTACCATTCATGCATTTGTTTTACATTATTGAATCGCCAACAAGTGAAGTTGATGACATTTTTCGAGAGTTAATTTGTTatattgctcggactctccaaataTGTTTTAACATACCCATGTCCGATCCTTCAAAAATTAATCTGACATACCATcaatatttttgaagagtccgagctaCATCGTTATTTTGACAAGAGTTAGAACTGTCCAGTTGTTTGGGTGAGACATGTGAAGTTACAGTGTTTGGTTGATGGAAATGTAGAGAAGCAACAACAAAAGTAGGATTTGCAACCAGGGTATAGAAAGTCATGAATATACACACACAATTGTATTAGTTCTCTTGACTTCAAATTTCAAGCGATAAATTTAACTTTGAGTTTGTAAAAAAGAATTTGTACAACTATTTGATAGCGTGGCACTGCTGATTGGATGATGATGAGGAAGCTAACTGGATAATGATGTTGACTTGACAGTTACGTGCTGATGGCTCATTGCCTCTTTACTGCCTCACTAACTATAGCCAGATTGCATCTAATTAGCTCGGTTTAGCAGTAAGCTTGTATATTGAAAATATCTCTTGCAAATGATGAATGAATGCAGCTGCTAGCAAAAaaatggtattaccgaataccgtactgaactgaagtttgatttaccgattaccgaacCGAAATTTAAAAGTTCGAtatttggtatatactttcaattaccgattaccgaattatcgaacccgaactttaaaaatatcgaaccgaataccgaacgcccagccctaCCTCAAAGTGAGTGAGGAACATTAGATTTTCCATTAAGTTTAAAGGTTGCCCACGTATTATTCATTAATATCATATATTAGTCATATTCAGAAAAGCTTATGATTGAGTTGGATGAGGACTCTGCAACTAATTCTTTAATAAAAAGGATTAGAAGTCATATTAATATAGAGCTCGTGAATCGTGATGTATGAATTAGGCGCAAAATTTAAATCCTACTGCTGATAAAAAATTGGTATTTAAGTGAAGATGGGTAGAGAGGAGATCCTATAGTTAGAGCCTATTTGAAGGGGGGCATATAACCAAGCCAAAAGTTGGAATCCTAACTTATGTCTTTAGGTTTATTTATTACTTTTAAatgcttaaaaatattttttttatctaCTCAAATAATATAAAAGTAattaaaagctattttggctcCATATTATTACCTCTTTACTACTACATGTATTTAACAATTGAGTGGCAGTGCAGACAGGGCGAAGAGAGAGTATGAATTATattaaaagttcattaaatatatataaatatttaattatgaAATCAATAGCTATGAAGACTATAAAATTTGATGGCAAATTTAGAACGTATAAGCTCTATATTTTGGCTTGCCTCCGAGTACGAATAAGATATTTTATAATTTCAACACGAATCACAGCTAAATTAATTGAGGTTGTCAAATACTTAAAATAATTGTCAGCATGAAATAAGTGTCAGCATGAACTATGAAGATAGTTCGAAAATCAAAATGTAATAATTGAAAGTCACAAAGTTATAAGATCGGATTGACAGTTTGTTGCCGTGGTTAACGAAGTTAGGATTTTTAATTTATAGATTATGGGTCATAATTCTTGTTATTTATTAAATTTTGAAtagattatttatacatataaaaTAATTCTTTAGCATAAATATAAAGTACGAGTTAAAATTATTGTGTTCTGCCGAACTTGTAATTACTATATTGGCTCCGCTCGTGCCCAGCTAATTGAATCTTAATTCTTaaagcctgtttggccaagcttttaaaatcagcttattttaaaaaaatattttttttaaaagtacttttcaaaaaagtacttttggcgaaaagcagtttgcgtttggccaattaattaaaaaaacacttttgagcagcaattagtgtttggctaagcttttaaaaagcatttctatttatattttctcaaaagtacttttcaaaaaagtgcttttggacaAAAGCTGTTTTTTGAGCTTCTGAAAAACttcttctgctactccccagaagcacttattttctcccaaaagcttcgCCAAACACCTTACTCTTTTTCAAATAAacacttattaaaaaaataagtacttttgagggaaaaataaacttggccaaacaggctattactcTATTGCGCAAACAATTAATTATGCCTATTAAAATTAACCTTAAAAATATGTCTCCCAAATGTGACGACTCGTATTAGCTAGTAGGTGCTTCAATCTACTTATCCAAAATTACACAATTTCATTAATTCAAGactgttataaaataaagactataaaGTAAACACACCAGAGACAAGTATAGAGAGAGACTGATATATTATTCAACTTTGAACTGATATAAAAATGAACTGAACTGACTTCCTATTTATACAATAAAAGAAGCTGCTGGGAGGCTTTTCAGAAACTGCTGACAAGCTgcctgcttgagctacttgcaagTTATCTACTTGGGCTACTTGCAAGCTGTCTGCTTGATTGCAAACCTGAGGAAGCTACTGCAATGATTTTTACGAAGTTGTTGGCAAGTTGTCTACTTGAGTAACTTGCTATCTGCTTGAGCTGCTACCAAGCTGCCTGCTTGGTTGTAAGCTTATCCAGATGACTGTGTATTTGAATGGACATCCACAATACGAGGTATTTATAACATCCCCCCCTCCCCCTGCGGATGTTCATTAATAGATTTGTGCCtcattaaaaccttattaggaaaaacccagtgggaaaaaattctagtgaaggaagaGAGACACTTATCTAGTAATATGCATTTCTAGCCGCCTCATTAAAAACTTTACCAGGAAAATCCAAATGGGACAAACCTTGGTTCAGAGGAAAAGAGTACATCGCGTATTTTACTCCCCCGATTAAAGCAACACATAATTCTTAAAGATGATGTACTTCGgtcttgtataccaacttatcatatcttgaggtTGGCAAATTGTGATCAGATTTGATAAATCACTACTTAATTATCTGCATCTTTATTTcttagatagagttgcatcattgCCATGTAGTATTGTTGCAGTCACACCAAGTACATTCTTGACTTGCTTGATAAACTGTTgttatctttctatgatttgactgtcTATAAAATAACATGGTATGATAGTAATCCTTCATGAAAATAGATAACATATCTGGATAGAACTCTTATGTCGATTATATAAATGCCTTGTatatccaaaacacttgacaatatTTATTAGAATAAACACATTCATAACAGGGCTTTCATTTTCAATATGCGATTGATCTTATTTCAATATCTCTATGTAGGAGAGAAATTGTATCATGCTCATGGTTAAAACAAGATAAATCAATGCATAAATTGCGCAAATATATGGTACTTTAGGACCAATAtaattttctcatttcaacttcttttagcagataatctaatgcgtttggaaactcttcaagagttcCAATAATATACAAGTCACCAACTTACACAACAATATAAAAGATTATGATTATCATAAAGAGACAAGGGTAAATAGCATCATCTTTGTACCCTTTGTTGATGAATATTCATTAAGATGATTAAGGCACATTCACCTTACCTGATTTAATCCGTATAAGGATTATGAACAAGTTTCCCCAAGAACTTgtaaatgcttcaggcattttgaatcaTTTAGAAATCTTTGAATTTtatcaagtaagacatatagATTATGACAACATACATTTAGTAGTTAAATGGCATGACATCTTCTCATGTCTGGACTGCAGGTCCAATAAAttttacgtttaccaagatgcatcctatcacttggtaataatttctaAGTTAGCATGCTTTCAGAGACGTAGAATTCAGATTCTCAAAATCTTATACAATATTGTGCATcatattgtatcaaagatatcgtcgacgagatatcattttgtatcggtttgcaattcgacataacttcctgagatctcatcacttcatcatTTTCGGGTATCTAAACCTCCCATAAGGTTTCATGATCATAATAAGATCATTTGCTTCTCCCCTTTTTCAAGGATCATTACATTTgcaaccgattggtctaccatgctccatgcatgctGTAGACTCTATCATTCAGGGACATTCAATAAgagcattttgcagctgaaatatgatattaattttgggtcagcaaatgcttcctacatttgacttgaattatcttttgaatgaggatcatactgatgataattcacaacatagtTCTTAGCCGCTTATatctctcccccttatgttaggAAAATTAACATATATCCCCACCTTCTTTGGGAAATCCATCTATGTGCATCGTAGTACATCCAGTAATCATATATCGTACATCAAAACCTATAAGAAGGacatatctagttcctgaccctgaaccaattatgaagggagaatttatcataattttttggtctgaagcatacaagtgtcgttgtatgcaatatatcatatctcagaccaacaacTGAAGCTTTGTTCTTATAAGCAATGGTTTAGTTATATTATagaggcatccaatgccaaaccaacttagatataaaccagcattatcatgtcttgattacatattttgaaaattgtgcttccaactcaattattttgagcaagaaacttcgtaaatgtcaatcTGCCAATTAACAATAAACATACAtatgaccgtctcatagatgcatttACTTAAGACAGGTGAACAGGCCCACATTCGCcttttattttccaaaatttaGGAGATTTAGTCCCAATagtagctggtgtaatcaacttattatgagaacaagcaacataaaagaaattttgaagaatcttctagtttttcaatatattttgaatattgaaTTAGCACTTAAGATTTAAGTTAGGATGTCTGAAATGGTCATGTCAAATGATAAAACTATATgtactagtaaacttcaagtttatcATGACATGTGTTATTTGTTTTAGTAGATTTCTGGAATACTACTGCTTGAgattttatatcaataaacttctggttgaTTGTGGCATATGATCTTATCATGCTCGGCTAACGTTTCACATACGTATTTCTTACCTGATAACTTGGAGATATTCAATATTCCAATCAtatgtagtctcaatatgattcGCATTTTTATTGCTAGTAAACTTCAGATTTACTACAATTTATTTTCCGATCATAACAATTACGATCTAGGATAAATGGTGGTATCATATATAAGCTCTTTCAGAAACTTCAATTTATCTaccataatcagatattatttgtaCACTGCTAGTGCCATGATACTTGTAGATAAACAACCAACTCTTCTAGAGCCCTTGATAATTAGTTTCTACtaccaaatatatatattttttagatACTTCTGGTACCACGAAAGAAATTTTGGTTAGACACTACTGGTGTAATGAAAGAAAAAAAGTAATGAAAGGGAAATTATAGACAATTTTAAACTGTAAATAATGAAAGAAAACGTTAACCTCTAAAATTCAGTATTTCAAAGATCTCCTTCAAGGAGATTAGCCATCacaggcggatccaggatttggaGGTTCCGggtgccatttttttttaatccaagAGACTAAATATTTAGTCGGTTTGATTATGTTGGGCTTTGGGTCGGGTTATTCATCTTTTCAAATTATATTTGGGTCGGGttattcattttcttaatttataTTAGACATATTGATCGAACCGAAAAACATACTCCCTCTGGCCCGTTTCGTCGCACCAttcgaatttcgagagtcaaacttgtTAATTTTAACAGTGAATTCGGACATAGGATCTTCAAATTTTTTAACATAAAATttaatatttgaaaactacataaaaagtattataattcacaataattgacattataaaatatttaaaagacaggAAAGACTGTGGTCAAAGAATACTCCGTTTAACTTTCAAAATATGAAAGGTACCACATAAATTGGAATGGAAGGAGTAATAATTATAACAACTTGGCGTACGAAGGTTTTTGTTCTTATGGTAGAGAGAGAAGATCTTTGGACTAAAAACATATGataatttaaaattttatatttaagcaaataatcaataagaGGGAAAAAAGAGAgccaagaattaataaataaagataGTCAACAGTATTAATAATTAAAAGCAAGTCAAGAGGAATTaaggaattgaagagaaaaaaaaaagaaaggaaagaggcAACTGTGCTGCTATGTTGTCTATTTAGTAAGCAAGCCAAAAATTTAACTAAAGTAGTGCAAATGAGGCTCGATCCCTCATCACTGAGGAGGTATCTTCGGCCCTTCACCACAGGCACCATCCTTTATCTGTTACTTCGAGTGGCAATATAATTATTCATAGGATTTTATATCtatagatacatatatacatagtgtTTTCACCGAAGCTTGCGGGTGGCGTGGCACTCCCTTGGGCCTTACTGGATCCGCCCCTGTTAGCCATTAGtatttgaatattttgtatcaaaagCGAAAACCACATAGTAATCACATCCTTCAGAAAGAGATATATTAGTGTTTATTTCCTtaaaggaaatcaataacaactaaccataatgtatcaaTGTGATTATAATAGAAATCATTCTACTCTGTTTCCTTTTTCCTTGGGATGATACTTTCATAAAATTATTCGAGATGTTCTACGTACGACAGGTATGTGGTGCAATAtcttaatttcataccacaaaaataacatgtatatcctttgttattttatctctCCAGGAGACAGGTCGTGGTATTTCTCATTCACTTGGCATAATGAAACCCGATTATTCAAATGTGCTTGCAATACGAGGTgcatcaatagctcgttattttgctcaagcACAAGAAGATATTGCTTAAGAATATTTCTTAGATATTTTACCAATTCTttctacttcaggagtaaagtttcagagttttactaCTTCTGAAGTAAACATTAAAGTTTAACCACTTCAAGAGTAAAGTTTAAAGGCTTAatacttcgggagtaaattttaaggtcttactacttcaggagtaagtTTTAAGGTCTTACTatttcaggagtaaatttcaaagTTCTAATACTTTTGGAGTAAATTTCATATTTGTATTACGGAAGTAAAATTCAGAATATTTACTAATTCGGGAGTAGATTTCAGGGTTCTACTACTCCAGGAGTAGAGTACAAAATTCTCTACTTCGGGAGTAAGGTCCAGAGTTTTGCTACTTCGAGAGCAAATTTCtgagtttactacttcgggagtaaaatGTAGAATATTCAGAATCTTTCTTCTTAATttttctacctcttctggagatgagtCGTGATATTTTCACAACCAAATGCACGTCCGTATTCATAAGCTTTACTATATATCGTCACATTTACTTCAGGGAACGGATCCGTATTTGCTGCTTTtattaagcccatccaaacaggctcctagtAGCTTAGTTGGTTGactttcaccttattggtgagaGTTTGAATCCCCGCATTATAATCCCCTTCTCATTTCCCCTTTCCCTACCCCTATGaataaaaataatttgaaaaaaaatgccTAATCACATATTGCTCTTCGGGAGCAATTAATGTTTTTTCCGTAGCCTCATCATGTATTGCTCTTCGGGAGCAATTATTGCTTTTTGCGCAGCTTTGTATTGTAAAAAATATCATGCTCAAGACACTCTTTGTAGCTTTGTAAAGAAAATAGTGCTCAAGGCACAACTTACCATAACTTCCCTAAAATAATATGTCAAAAGAATTTAAGTAATAGCAAATCCCACCGATAGCCGATTGGAGCTCTCCAACAGAAAAGTATTTCTTCAACTTGTTCTTGAATCTTGGTTCTTCCACAAATTCTTTCTATCACCGGAAAAGAATACAACAAAAGGGAACTTCATTAATCTCTAGTAAAACATTTCAATGAGTGACTATCAAATTCCCAAATATGGAACTGATTAAACACAATGAAAAATTATTGTAAAATACCTATCTTTCACTCGTGTAAATTCAAAAATTGCGATTGAATgaaaaatcaaactcaaaatggTAGAGTCtcatgctgataacgtgttataaaatagagattataaagtaaatacactatagacaagtatatagagagaGACTAATATATTATTCAACTTTGAACTgatatactgtcacgacccaattcacgagtcgtggtggcacctacactatccatccgagtaggcgaaccacactactaataacaagttaaataagcgaaaaactaaataagaataagttatcaagtcttaaatacttatcataactagaaatgtcacgacaatcccaaaatctggtcaaaaggtacaagagcgctaacatagtacgaaatataagtctgaaaatacccgaaggctacatattgtctatCGAATACAAAAACggaaataaatagaggagatccttcaggggccacagatgaccaagtagctcaccctgaatgactgaaatatgttaccctcgcgtatcagccacggggtgtagaactggaacctggatcgtactctgcactcaacaaaagtgcagcaggagtagtattagtacaacacttgtactggtaagcatcataggccgacaatgattagataacgcatgaagaagttgaaaccaacaagtagcacatagagcaaacgggtatggtcacgtatcatatacaagtaaagtgtaaaggaatcatgaactcgaccaagacagatataattcaccaaataatcagtcaaatatatgagtggatgaatgcaatgcaatgcaatagtcacctctctcactccactctcgtacacacatgctaagggcagtgcctcaaagccatgacccatgggggaccagcGAAGtgcatgtaccactcgtgctctccggcagaaacctcggaggctattaatcactctcaatctccggcaaggacctcagagtctctctgtcactctccatctccggcaaagacctcagagtctctcaatcactcgcttcgccaatcatcacaacaataatatggaaagcatgccatgcatgatatcagtctcaacaatatcacaatATAAATCAATAAGTACAAGTCAGattactgtccactgttcaattatcaattttaccattccttttcatgtgatgagtgaactagtatgtgacggagatacaaacaagtgataatcaagaaataacacatttggcgacaagcccacataacagctgacaaaacccacctaattggaattcacctccacttcatgcccggaggcctatcatgctatccccgtcactttctacaactacatacgattctctaatcagagtctaactaaagtagagcgtaaagtctaactaaagtagagcgtaacctacctcaatgccgaacgGGTGCCACGATCAATCAAACTAATGCCTTCCCTTTGCatagagcctctgaacgatcaaaatctataaaatatgcaatctacgttagaatacgaatctaaggacacccatattgctatatttattttcgaaacccaaaaacgcaccccaaaaagtggccttgggcccacaagggcaagattggaattttattaaaaaataatttcacccattatctaagaatcatatattttttaaaattggtcaatttcatccataaatggactctcaaatcgTTAATTCTCCTCTCTTAGGATTAGGACTCGAAACCTTTAGTTACTCTAATATCTTAACTTCAGACAAAAATCTAACTTTCCACAATTCAAATACTATGAATCTGAAGGTAT is drawn from Lycium barbarum isolate Lr01 chromosome 8, ASM1917538v2, whole genome shotgun sequence and contains these coding sequences:
- the LOC132606097 gene encoding large ribosomal subunit protein uL4z-like, whose amino-acid sequence is MLRKRIRPGKGKMRNRRYISRKELLIVYGTEGAKLVKAFRNIPGVEICHVDRLNLLKLAPVMMEDEASRIVNVSESAPITESLDSTPEVEQDPMNVKRRAIQPRSSAWPHYDKLIEDGINKATCKYCGKVLLADPIRNGTSGLNKHLKTYPTNPNKVDTSNSKYKY